The Anaerolineae bacterium genome segment CGCCGAATGGGGGAGTAGGTGAGAGCGAGGGCGCGCGGCTGTCGGGTCTCTAGCGGCCTGCCTTCGCTCCCAGGAGAAGTTGCAGGCTGTTGGGCGACGGGACAGAGGCTCGGGCCGCGATTCAGGGGCTGCCAAGGGCCGGGAGTGCGGCGGAAAGCAGCAGGATCTGACACGCCCAAGGCGATGACGCGGGCTGCTGATCCTGGTTGAGCCGGTCTCGCACGGCGTGAGGCATCCTTGCGGCCGTACTGGGTGGAGGTAGACACATGGCTATTGGAGACCGGGTGGTCGTGGCGCGAGACGACGCTCTGTATCAGTCGTTTCCAGATGTAGCCTTGGCCGACGATGGCAGGCTGGTAGCCATCTACCGCGAGGCCGATGCTCACGTTGCCACCCGCTCACGACTGGTGCTGACCGATAGCCACGATGGTGGGCGCACATGGAGCGAACCTCGGTACTTAGATGCTCCCATGACGCTGGAAGGCGACGGCGCTGTCTGGAACTGCCCCCGGTTGGTGCGCCAGAGCGATGGTGGGCTGACTGCTCTGTGCGACCTGTCAGTGTGCGCTCCTGGCCCGATCCGGGACGGCGTGCCACCGCCCCCCGAGCGAGAGCGGCGATTCCGGACCTTCATCTGGCGTAGCTTCGACCATGGCCTGACCTGGAGTGTGCGGCGCCCCACGCGGATACAGGGACTGGTCCCCGACCGCCTACTGGAACTGACGGAAGACACCTGGCTGGTGGGCAGCCATTACCACAGCCTGCGGCATTTCGGGACTCTCACCCAGATCGTGACTATCACCTACGATGCGGGAGAGAATTGGACCAACACCGCCATCGTGGCCGAGGTACCTGGTATGCAGTTCTGCGAAGGATCGGTCACCCGGTGCCCCGACGGTCATCTTGTCTGCTACTTGTGCGAGAACTCCATGCGCAGCATCCCCACCCACAAGTGCTTCTCGTTCGACGGGGGCTTGCATTGGTCGCAGCCGGAGCCCTGCGGGTTCGTCGGACATCGACCAGTGGCGGGAATGCTGCGCAGTGGGAGAGTGCTGGTAACCTACCGTGACGTGCGCCTCCTGGAGCCAGGCGGGCCCGACCGAAGGGGCGCGCACACGGCCACCGCGGCCTGGCTGGGGGACCCGCACGACGAGCGTAGCGGCCGGGTGCTCGACCTGGAGCTCGACACTTCTGGCGTCTTCGGAGATTACGGCTACTCTGGGTGGACCCAGTTGCCGGACGGCCGCGTGTTCTGCGTGTATCACACACGCGGGGAGGCCCCCAAGTCGTACATCGCCGGGGTGTGGTTCCGGGAGAGCGACTTCTCCGAACCGGCTCTGGCCGTGGGTCGCCGCTACTTCTGAATGGTCCTAGCCCTTCTCGGCGCCCGAGCTGGCGTACAGGAATTCGGCACGGTCCAGAAAGGGCTCGCTCCCCAGGTGCATGCGGGTGAACTCGCGGGCGGGCTCGAACCCGTACTGGCGGCCCAGTCGCACTGCTACCTCGTTCACTACCGGGTGATCGAAGGCGGCCGGCCGGTCACCGCAGGCAGCGATCCCCCAGCGCAATAGAGCTTCTGCTGCGTCCGCGTGGAGGGCGACCATAGGCCCCAGGTGCTCGTAGTGGTGGCCGTGACGACCTAGCACGTAGCCGTCCACTGTGTCGCCGGTTCGGTGCACGGCGGCCAGTTCCGGCCAACCGTGGGCGAGATGCCGCAGCATCTCCCTCCGGTCCACGCCATAGGTGGCACGGTCCAGCTCGGCAATGCTGTCGAACACTGAGGGTTCACCCTGGTAGCGGCGGACGCCCGGAGCATCCAGGGGCCTGCCTCGGCCGACGACCCGCTGCAGGGGATACTCCGGCACGAAGCCCAGCTTGTCGTACAGCGGCCGGCCCATGGGGGTGGCGTCCAGCTTGACCGTTCGCACCCCTGCTCCCCGAAGGTAGGCGATCGCCGACTGCATCAGAGCTCTGCCGATCCCGTTGCCTCGCCTCTCGGGAGCGACAGTGACCATGCCGATCCACCCCACCCGATCGAAACGCTCTGTCGTGGTGGTGCCCACGACCTGCCCGCCGATCACGGCCACGAAGCAGCCCTCCGGCTCCAGTGCCATGAACCGCAACCAGTCTTCCTCGGTCTGATTCCAGTTCTGTGGCCGCACTAGAGCCAGTGCAGCCGGGATGTCGGTCTCGTGCATGCGGCGGATGCGGACAATGTCGCATCCGCGCGTGTGACTGCGGACAAGCATCGTTCCTCCAGGGTGATGATGAACATGGGCTCAACGGGGCGGCGAGAGGAGACGCAAGGGGACCAGGCCAGGGTGCGATCACTCCCACACGCCCGGCACCTGGGCTCCGCATTGTGGGCAGGCGCCCTGGGCGATCCTGTCGGCAAGCACCTGGAAGCCTCGTCTCTGTAGCAGGGCACACCCGCAGCCGAAACAGGACGTATCCTCGCCACCGGTTCCAGGGACATTGCCCAGATAGACGTAATGCAGGCCCGCCTCTAGCCCTATCCTTCGGGCAAGCTGGAGAGTCTGCACCGGTGTCGGAGGGCGGTCCAAGAGCTCGAAGGAAGGATGGAACCGGGACACGTGCCACGGGGTATCGGCGCCCAGGTCCTCCTTGATGAAACCGGCCAACTCCTTCAGCTCCTCCTCATTGTCGTTGAGTCCGGGTATGATCAGGGTAGTCACCTCTACCCATACGCCCCGCTGCTTCATGAGGCGCAGGCTCTGTAACACCGGGTCCAGGCGCGCGCCTGCATACTGCCGGTAGAAAGTATCGCTCCAGGCTTTCAGGTCCACGTTGGCCGCATCCAGAAGGGGGTCGGACTGGTCCGGCGGAGCGATGATGTCTAGGCACTCGGGAGTCATGTACCCGTTGGTTACCCAGACGTTGCGCAAGCCGGCCGCCTTTGCCCTAACCATGACGTCGTAGGCGAACTCGAGGAAGATCGTGGGCTCGGTATACGTGTACGAAATGCTGCGGCAGCCGTGTCGCCTGGCAGCGCTCACGATCTCGCTGGGAGTGGCCGTCTCCTGACCCCAGAAATCTGAGAGGCGGGGCAACTGGGAGATCTGGGCGTTTTGGCAGAAACGGCAGCGGAAGTTGCACCCCGGGGTGGCGATGGAGTACGAGGTAGAGCCCGGCAGAAAGTGAAAGAGTGGCTTTTTCTCTATCGGGTCCACTGCCTGCGAGATCACCATCCCATACACCAGGGTGTAGAGGGTGCCATCCTGATTCTCTCTCACAGCGCAGATTCCTCTGCGGCCGGGGCGGATCACGCAGCGGTGTTCGCAGAGGAAGCAGCGAACCACCGCTTCTGGCAGCTTCTCGTATAACATTGCCTCGTGCATATTGCGCCTCCCAACTACGTCGGCACTGCCCGAAGACCCAAGCCAATGCTTGTCAGTGTCGCGTTGAGGCCCGCCGCGACCCGAAGCAGCCGCGGAGGGAACAGCGGCTGCGGGCTGGGCGTGCCGGCTCAGAGCTACTCCACCACCACCTGAATGTCAGCCACCTGGGATTGGTAGTCGTGGCCGGAGGCATACACCTGGATGGACTCCAGGTAGGCCGGCTTGAGGTCCCCTTGCACTGCCATCAGGTTGGGCGACTCGTAGGCGAACCAGACGTTG includes the following:
- a CDS encoding exo-alpha-sialidase — protein: MAIGDRVVVARDDALYQSFPDVALADDGRLVAIYREADAHVATRSRLVLTDSHDGGRTWSEPRYLDAPMTLEGDGAVWNCPRLVRQSDGGLTALCDLSVCAPGPIRDGVPPPPERERRFRTFIWRSFDHGLTWSVRRPTRIQGLVPDRLLELTEDTWLVGSHYHSLRHFGTLTQIVTITYDAGENWTNTAIVAEVPGMQFCEGSVTRCPDGHLVCYLCENSMRSIPTHKCFSFDGGLHWSQPEPCGFVGHRPVAGMLRSGRVLVTYRDVRLLEPGGPDRRGAHTATAAWLGDPHDERSGRVLDLELDTSGVFGDYGYSGWTQLPDGRVFCVYHTRGEAPKSYIAGVWFRESDFSEPALAVGRRYF
- a CDS encoding GNAT family N-acetyltransferase, producing the protein MLVRSHTRGCDIVRIRRMHETDIPAALALVRPQNWNQTEEDWLRFMALEPEGCFVAVIGGQVVGTTTTERFDRVGWIGMVTVAPERRGNGIGRALMQSAIAYLRGAGVRTVKLDATPMGRPLYDKLGFVPEYPLQRVVGRGRPLDAPGVRRYQGEPSVFDSIAELDRATYGVDRREMLRHLAHGWPELAAVHRTGDTVDGYVLGRHGHHYEHLGPMVALHADAAEALLRWGIAACGDRPAAFDHPVVNEVAVRLGRQYGFEPAREFTRMHLGSEPFLDRAEFLYASSGAEKG
- the amrS gene encoding AmmeMemoRadiSam system radical SAM enzyme, whose product is MHEAMLYEKLPEAVVRCFLCEHRCVIRPGRRGICAVRENQDGTLYTLVYGMVISQAVDPIEKKPLFHFLPGSTSYSIATPGCNFRCRFCQNAQISQLPRLSDFWGQETATPSEIVSAARRHGCRSISYTYTEPTIFLEFAYDVMVRAKAAGLRNVWVTNGYMTPECLDIIAPPDQSDPLLDAANVDLKAWSDTFYRQYAGARLDPVLQSLRLMKQRGVWVEVTTLIIPGLNDNEEELKELAGFIKEDLGADTPWHVSRFHPSFELLDRPPTPVQTLQLARRIGLEAGLHYVYLGNVPGTGGEDTSCFGCGCALLQRRGFQVLADRIAQGACPQCGAQVPGVWE